AGAAAGTGGCACAGTAAATTGCAGACGATAAAAAGGCCGCAGAATAATGCGGCCTTTTTTATAGCGTTAATTGCGGCGCAGCAATCTGTAAACTGCCAGCACCACAATTGCGCCAATGACCGCGACAATAAAACTGCGCAGGTTAAATCCTGTAATATCCCCGCCGTAACCGAACATGGTCGCGAGCCACCCGCCGACCACCGCACCGACTACGCCCAAAACACAGGTCAGAATAAAACCACCTCCATCGCGCCCTGGCATAATGAATTTGGCGATGACGCCAGCGATCAGGCCAAAAATAATCCACGCGATAATACCCATATTCACTTTCTCCTTCCGTTTAAGTCGTGTACAGGAACGCACCTTATTAGCAATGCGTTAACTACAGTATAGTTAGCAACCTCAAAAGCGCTGTCATCTCACGGACTTAATTCAAATAATAGGTAAGATTTTTCTATCGTTTGTATTAAGTTCTGACGCAAATTGCCGATAACACATCGACGCTGTGTCAGTCATCAAGGAGCCATTCGGCGTGAGTAATTACAGTGAGCAGTTCCTGAAGCAAAATCCGCTGGCCGTGCTGGGCGTATTGCGTGACCTGCAAAAAAACCAGGTACCGGTTTGCATCAGCTGGAGCAGCGGCCAGTTCATCAGCAAGATCCTGGATGTGGATACCGACGCGCTGGTGATGGATTTTGGCAGTCAGGATTACGAGAATAATGCAGTCCAGCGTGCCGGGAAGGTCACCATTACCGCTGAAACTCACGGCGCGAAAGTCGAATTCACGCTCAATAAACTCGTTACGGGCGATTATCAGGCTCTGCCAGCCTTTATTACGCCGCTGCCGGAAACGCTGTGGTTTATCCAGCGCCGGGAATATTTCCGTATCAGCGCCCCGCTGCAACCCGCCTATTTCTGCAAAGCGCAAATGCCGGATAAAAGCCAGATCCGCTTTCGTCTGTTTGACTTATCGTTAGGCGGTATGGGGGCCTTGCTGGATGGCCAACTGCCCGATGGGCTACAGACGGGCATGCGTTTTAGCCAGGTTGAGCTGGATATGGCCTCGTGGGGTCAGTTCTATTTTGATGCGCAGTTGATTGCGATTGGCGAGCGTAAAGTGATCGACGGGAAAAATGAAACGATAAGCACACCGCGCCTCAGCTTCCGCTTTTTGAATGTCAGCCCCGGCGTTGAGCGCGAGCTCCAGCGCATTATCTTTGCCCTGGAGCGCGAAGCGCGCGAACGCGCCAGCCGGGTGCGCTGATCACATCGCATCCATCGCTTTTTGGACTTTCCAGATATAGCGCGGCGCTTGTGGTGCGGGGTGTTTATCCGCCACGTGCTTCAGGAAAGCGTCGGCGCTTAAATCATTAATGTCCTCAATCGCCTCGCGTCTGTCTGATGAGAACGTTCGTAGCAATGCGCCCGCCCCATTCACGTAAGAAACCACCAGCGCGTACTGCATCACCTGCGGATCGCGAATGCCCGCCAGCGCGCCGTGCTCAAGAATGCTGAGATACGCTGCGCCCATGGAAATGTTGCGCTCCGGGTTTTTCAGTTCGCTGGTCGACGGTTGCCCGCTCCAGCCCATATGGCGATACACTTCACGCCCGGCCGTGGAGGCTTTTAATTGCATCAAACCGACCGCGTTGGATTTACTCACCAGATCCGGGTTACCGCCCGATTCAACCGCAATCATGGCAGTGAGCAACCGCGGGCTAACGCCCCATGCCGCACCGGCTTTCTCAGTGATGGGCATCCACTGCATGGCGCGTTTCACCGGTACTTGCGGGTTCCAGTCCGGGTTACGGTAATCCTGCTTTGAACTACATCCAGCCAGCAGCACGACTAAAAAAGCAAACCATCTTAATTTCACGCCAGAAAATCCTTATTTAAGATATTCATCACCTGGATGACAACGACACGGGTTAGCGGCATGATAACTGTTTGTGTATAGATGTCAGCAAGGAAATACCATGTCCACCTTCCACTTGATTGCCCCTTCCGGTTACTGCATTAATCAGCACGCGGCAGCGCTCGGCGTTGAACGCCTGACGCAACAGGGCCATCACGTCACGAACCAGCAGGTCATCGCCCGGCGTGAAGCGCGCTTTGCCGGAAGCGATGCCGAACGGCTAGCGGATATCAATACGCTTACGCAGTTAACGGGCGATAACCTGATTGTCATGCCCGTGCGCGGCGGTTACGGGGCCAGCCGCCTGCTGCCCAATATCGACTGGCAGGGGCTGGTCGCCCGCCAGCAACACCAGCCGCTCATTATTTGCGGCCACAGCGATTTCACCGTCATTCAGTCAGGATTATTGGCAATCGGCAAGACTATCACCTTTAGCGGCCCGATGCTGGCTGGCAACTTTGGCGCGCAGACGCTGGATGCCTTTACCGTTGAGCACTTCTGGCGAGCCATTAGCCATCAAACGTACAGTGTGGAGTGGGATGGCGAAGGGCCACGCTGCCATACGGAAGGAACGTTATGGGGCGGGAACCTGGCGATGCTGGCTTCGCTTATCGGCACGCCGTGGTTGCCGTCAATACCAGGCGGCATTCTGGTTGTTGAAGATATTAATGAGCACCCATATCGCGTTGAGCGCATGCTGTTGCAACTTTTGCATTCCGGCGTTCTGGCGCAGCAACGGGCGCTCATCCTCGGCAGTTTTTCCCACGCTCAGCCCAATGATTATGATGCGGGCTACACTCTTAATACGATGGTGGACTATCTGCGCGCGCAGTTGGCTATCCCGGTAATCACAGGTCTGCCATTCGGCCACGAGCCGCAAACCGTCACACTGGCCTTAGGCGCGCATGCCATATTGCAACATGCTGAAAAATCGCAATTGATAGTTTCTGGCCATCCCACAATCTCGGCATAAAAAAAGCGCTTAATGCCCTTATTAAAACGCTGTTTCTGCCGTTATTATAATAGGCAGTTATAAATCCCTGTAATGAACGCCACGGGGATCCCCACCGTAGAGATAAGGAGAAGCAGAACATTGGACGCTGAGGCGATAATCAGTCTGTTTATTCTGGGTTCAGTACTTGTAACCTGTAGTATTTTATTGAGTTCTTTTTCATCCCGCCTTGGTATTCCGATTCTGGTTATCTTTCTGGCAATAGGCATGTTGGCCGGCGTTGACGGTATCGGTGGTATTCCATTCGATAATTACCCTTTTGCTTATATGGTCAGTAACCTGGCGCTGGCGATTATTTTACTCGACGGCGGTATGCGTACCCGCGCCAGCTCCTTTCGCGTTGCGCTTGGCCCGGCGCTCTCTCTCGCTACTGTTGGTGTGCTGGTGACCTCTGGCCTGACCGGAATGATGGCTGCCTGGCTGTTTAAGCTGGATATTATGGAAGGCTTTCTGATTGGCGCGATTGTAGGCTCCACCGATGCGGCCGCAGTGTTTTCCCTGCTGGGTGGTAAAGGGCTGAACGAGCGCGTCGGCTCGACCCTTGAAATCGAATCCGGCAGTAACGATCCGATGGCGGTATTTCTCACCATCACGTTAATTGAGATGATCCAGAAGCATCACGCTGACATTGATACGACCTTCTTCCTGCATATTGTGCGTGAGTTTGGCCTCGGTATTCTGCTGGGAGGCGCAGGCGGTTATCTGCTGCAACAGATGATCAACCGCATCGCTCTGCCACCCGGTCTTTACCCCTTACTGGCGCTGAGCGGTGGGATCCTTATTTTTTCCGTCACCACCGCCCTGCACGGCAGCGGCATTCTGTCGGTCTATTTATGTGGTTTTGT
The nucleotide sequence above comes from Kosakonia sp. H02. Encoded proteins:
- the ldcA gene encoding muramoyltetrapeptide carboxypeptidase; protein product: MSTFHLIAPSGYCINQHAAALGVERLTQQGHHVTNQQVIARREARFAGSDAERLADINTLTQLTGDNLIVMPVRGGYGASRLLPNIDWQGLVARQQHQPLIICGHSDFTVIQSGLLAIGKTITFSGPMLAGNFGAQTLDAFTVEHFWRAISHQTYSVEWDGEGPRCHTEGTLWGGNLAMLASLIGTPWLPSIPGGILVVEDINEHPYRVERMLLQLLHSGVLAQQRALILGSFSHAQPNDYDAGYTLNTMVDYLRAQLAIPVITGLPFGHEPQTVTLALGAHAILQHAEKSQLIVSGHPTISA
- a CDS encoding GlsB/YeaQ/YmgE family stress response membrane protein, giving the protein MGIIAWIIFGLIAGVIAKFIMPGRDGGGFILTCVLGVVGAVVGGWLATMFGYGGDITGFNLRSFIVAVIGAIVVLAVYRLLRRN
- a CDS encoding flagellar brake protein, with the translated sequence MSNYSEQFLKQNPLAVLGVLRDLQKNQVPVCISWSSGQFISKILDVDTDALVMDFGSQDYENNAVQRAGKVTITAETHGAKVEFTLNKLVTGDYQALPAFITPLPETLWFIQRREYFRISAPLQPAYFCKAQMPDKSQIRFRLFDLSLGGMGALLDGQLPDGLQTGMRFSQVELDMASWGQFYFDAQLIAIGERKVIDGKNETISTPRLSFRFLNVSPGVERELQRIIFALEREARERASRVR
- the emtA gene encoding membrane-bound lytic murein transglycosylase EmtA, yielding MKLRWFAFLVVLLAGCSSKQDYRNPDWNPQVPVKRAMQWMPITEKAGAAWGVSPRLLTAMIAVESGGNPDLVSKSNAVGLMQLKASTAGREVYRHMGWSGQPSTSELKNPERNISMGAAYLSILEHGALAGIRDPQVMQYALVVSYVNGAGALLRTFSSDRREAIEDINDLSADAFLKHVADKHPAPQAPRYIWKVQKAMDAM